The following DNA comes from Paraburkholderia phytofirmans PsJN.
GCCTTACCGCCGGCAGGGCAAACAAGGCGCTTCCCGCAGCGATCAAAGTTAGGAGAATAGGAAAAATGGGCAAAATCATCGGTATCGACCTGGGCACGACCAACTCGTGCGTGGCGATCATGGAAGGCAATTCGGTCAAGGTGATCGAGAACTCGGAAGGCGCGCGTACCACGCCGTCGATCATCGCTTACATGGAAGACGGCGAGATTCTCGTCGGCGCACCTGCGAAGCGTCAGTCGGTCACGAACCCGAAGAACACGCTGTACGCGGTCAAGCGCCTGATCGGCCGCCGCTTTGAAGAAAAAGAAGTTCAGAAAGACATCGCGCTGATGCCGTACAAGATCATGAAAGCCGATAACGGCGACGCATGGATCGAAGTGCGCGATCAGAAGCTCGCGCCGCCGCAAATCTCGGCGGAAACGCTGCGCAAGATGAAGAAAACCGCTGAAGACTATCTCGGCGAGCCGGTCACCGAAGCCGTGATCACGGTTCCCGCGTACTTCAACGACAGCCAGCGTCAGGCCACCAAAGATGCAGGTCGCATCGCGGGTCTGGAAGTGAAGCGGATCATCAACGAACCGACCGCAGCCGCTCTGGCTTTCGGTCTGGACAAGGCCGAAAAGGGCGACCGCAAGATCGCGGTGTATGACCTGGGCGGCGGTACGTTCGACGTGTCGATCATCGAAATCGCTGACGTCGACGGTGAAATGCAGTTTGAAGTGCTCTCCACGAACGGCGATACGTTCCTGGGCGGTGAAGACTTCGACCAGCGCATCATCGATTACATCATTGCCGAGTTCAAGAAGGAGCAAGGCGTCGATCTGTCGAAAGACGTGCTCGCGCTGCAACGCCTGAAGGAATCGGCTGAAAAGGCGAAGATCGAACTGTCGTCGAGCCAGCAAACCGAAATCAACCTGCCGTACATCACGGCCGACGCGTCGGGTCCGAAGCACTTGGACCTGAAAATTACGCGCGCCAAGCTGGAAGCGCTGGTTGAAGAGCTGATCGAACGCACGATCGAACCGTGCCGCGTGGCGATCAAGGACGCAGGCGTGAAGGTCGGCGAAATCGACGACGTGATTCTGGTCGGCGGTATGACCCGCATGCCGAAGGTGCAGGAAAAGGTCAAGGAGTTCTTCGGCAAGGATCCGCGCCGTGACGTGAACCCGGACGAAGCCGTGGCCGTTGGCGCCGCGATTCAAGGCCAGGTTCTGTCGGGCGACCGTAAAGACGTTCTGCTGCTCGACGTGACCCCGCTGTCGCTCGGCATCGAAACGCTCGGCGGCGTGATGACGAAGATGATCAACAAGAACACCACGATCCCGACCAAGCACGCACAGGTCTACTCGACGGCTGATGACAATCAGGGCGCCGTGACGATCAAGGTGTTCCAGGGCGAACGCGAAATGGCAGCCGGCAACAAGCTGCTGGGCGAGTTCAATCTGGAAGGCATTCCGCCGGCGCCGCGCGGCACGCCGCAGATCGAGGTGAGCTTCGACATCGACGCGAACGGCATTCTGCACGTCGGCGCGAAAGACAAGGCGACCGGCAAGGAAAACCGCATCACGATCAAGGCGAACTCGGGTCTGTCCGAAGCCGAAATCGAGAAGATGGTGAAGGACGCCGAAGCGAACGCTGAAGAAGATCACAAGCTGCGTGAACTGGCCGATGCTCGCAACCAGGGCGACGCGCTGGTCCACAGCACGAAGAAGGCGCTCACCGAATACGGCGACAAGCTGGAAGCTGCCGAGAAGGAAAAGATCGAAGCCGCGCTGAAGGACCTCGAAGAAACGCTGAAGAGCGGTTCGGCGGACAAGGCTGCGATCGAAGCCAAGATCGAAGTGGTGGCCACCGCCTCGCAGAAGATGGGCGAGAAGATGTACGCCGACATGCAGGCTGCGCAAGGTGCTGAAGCTGCGGCAGCTGGCGCGGCGGGCGCGGGTGCAACGGCGGGTGGCGCGAGCCAGCAGCAGGACGACGTGGTCGACGCCGAGTTCAAGGAAGTCAAGAAAGACTAAAGCCAGGTCGCGTTTCGACCGTAAAGCCGCACACAGCTCTGTGTGCGGCCCGGCTGCACCAGAGACTGCGCCCGCATTGCAGGACAAACGGGACAGCAAACGTGCAAGAGCGGTTATCTCGCCTGGCGAGCCTTTTAGGCTCTCCGGGCACATTTGTTTTATGGAGGGCGTTGTTTTGAGCCGCATTCAGGCGGCATGAAACAGCGGCCGGACGAGTCGTGAGACTCCAGCATTCAAGAGGAGCCACCGGGCGCATTGCGCGAGTGGCGTTGAACCGATATGGCGAAACGGGATTACTACGAGGTTCTGGGCGTCGCAAAGAACGCGAGCGACGACGAAATCAAGAAGGCTTATCGCAAGCTGGCGATGAAGCACCACCCCGACCGCAATCCGGGCAACAAGGATGCGGAAGGGCATTTCAAAGAGGTGAAAGAAGCCTATGAAATGCTCTCGGACTCGCAAAAGCGTGCCGCGTACGATCAGTACGGCCACGCGGGCGTCGATCCGAACATGGGCGGGGCCGGGGCACAAGGCTTCGGCGGCTTTG
Coding sequences within:
- the dnaK gene encoding molecular chaperone DnaK, whose translation is MGKIIGIDLGTTNSCVAIMEGNSVKVIENSEGARTTPSIIAYMEDGEILVGAPAKRQSVTNPKNTLYAVKRLIGRRFEEKEVQKDIALMPYKIMKADNGDAWIEVRDQKLAPPQISAETLRKMKKTAEDYLGEPVTEAVITVPAYFNDSQRQATKDAGRIAGLEVKRIINEPTAAALAFGLDKAEKGDRKIAVYDLGGGTFDVSIIEIADVDGEMQFEVLSTNGDTFLGGEDFDQRIIDYIIAEFKKEQGVDLSKDVLALQRLKESAEKAKIELSSSQQTEINLPYITADASGPKHLDLKITRAKLEALVEELIERTIEPCRVAIKDAGVKVGEIDDVILVGGMTRMPKVQEKVKEFFGKDPRRDVNPDEAVAVGAAIQGQVLSGDRKDVLLLDVTPLSLGIETLGGVMTKMINKNTTIPTKHAQVYSTADDNQGAVTIKVFQGEREMAAGNKLLGEFNLEGIPPAPRGTPQIEVSFDIDANGILHVGAKDKATGKENRITIKANSGLSEAEIEKMVKDAEANAEEDHKLRELADARNQGDALVHSTKKALTEYGDKLEAAEKEKIEAALKDLEETLKSGSADKAAIEAKIEVVATASQKMGEKMYADMQAAQGAEAAAAGAAGAGATAGGASQQQDDVVDAEFKEVKKD